Part of the Nicotiana sylvestris chromosome 2, ASM39365v2, whole genome shotgun sequence genome, CATCATAGACATGACGTAAGTCTCGGTGATAAAGAAATACTAGGTGACACTGAGTAGCAGTAAAACTTACTTCTCCAGTCAGAAGTTCCCACAGCACTATACCAAAGCTGAAAACATCGGCCTTGTGATCATATGGTCTGTGTTCAATTACCTTTCAACAACAAGAAACCTATTTTAGGGTTGAATCATAAAACAACTTGAAGTAAACAAACTTGCTGACAAATGGTTTATCACAAATTAGGCTTCAGCCGTTACTGAAATACAATGTTGAAGTGGGATTGATATAAAAGAATGGTGAAAAATAAAGAGCAAAGATGCCAAATACTAAACACTATACTCAGCAAAATCTTAAACCCTCAGCATGACAAATTGTAAACGGAATTCTTGTGAGTACACTGAAGCAAACTGACTTAAAACTCAGTAAAACATTATTGAAAGTGACTGCGCTTGAGCCCCAGCACAGCTTGAAGGGACAATCACACTTCATTAGGTCAATCAATCAACCAACAACTCCAGCTCCAAACTAGTTGAGCTCGGCTATATTAACAATCTACTCTATATGGATCCATTTTATTCCAATATTCAATCACGAACACGAACAACTCTAGTTTTAATCATTTTCTAAAACTAGCGATTTTCTAAAACTCATACTTATACTTATCCCTGTACTGATGTACAAATCTCCAACCATACTGAAGATATTCCAGAGGAACATAACACCTAATGTAAGTGCAAGAACAACAATTATGCCAAAATCCTAATTGACCTCTCTCTCATGTATGGATCCTTAGCTTTCATTCCAGTAATTTCTTAGCTTAATCCGTATGGATTTCGATAGATGGTAGGTTTTTTCAGACAATTTGTCTTTATGCGAATTTAGGTTTACCTCGTTCCTTTTAACATCTTTAATCATCCTAGTACCATAATTCTGACTGATACATCCAGAGGGTAGGACATGTCCAAACTATCTCATATGTTCACTAATTTTATCCTTTCATAGTAAATCTTGTCTAGTCTTTGTATGATTGCACATCCATCTTGACATATGCACATCTGTAGCACTTGTATTGTGGCTTTGAATGGTCCAACATTTGCTCCCATACATCATTATTGGTTGTCACAACCATTCTATACTTGGTAAAATCTTCCTATTGTATAATATACTTCCGGTAGCACTCCTCCTTTTCAGCAACCCTACTTTAATTTTATATGTCACATCTTCATCTATCATGTCAATATCATTCTCATGTAAGACTAAGAATTGTTTGCGTCTAGCAGTGTTATCAAAGGGGAAAAGTGCAAAAAAGCTCTAAGGTCCATTGGGGCTTTAAGCGAAAAGCACAAATAAAGCGTGAGCTTCAATGAAAAAAGGCGCAGCGGGAGAAAAAGTAAAATATGCATGTAGTCCAAGACtaatcattataagcatgaataacaattatatggacaaagaaatggaaaaaaaattcacgataaagtgaaatatcaattgtttaaGATCGACTTTTCAGGATTACACTCATTGGCAAGGAAGAGTATGCCTTAGAGCTTTGATGCGACACTAAAGCGCCCACAAAGCGAGGCGAAGCGCTCAGCTCAACGTATTTTGAGCCTCACTTCAGGGATTAAGCGCGCTTTAAGCACGCCTTTGACAACACCGGTGTCTAGGCATCACAAATCCATTAATCTCACGTGAACTTCATTCTTCTTGTGGAACGACAAAACCTAAGCATGAGATAAAAGGAATATTTGGTACACCAATCACACATGATGTGAACAAGAAAAGTAATATATCAGTTTCATGACTTCCAACCGAATTCAAGATATTGTAAGAAGTTTTGGGTGATATATGAAATTTACATCTTGCACACCTCAGGAGCCATCCATCTATATGTTCCAGTTTCTGCAGTCATCACCCCTGTTTGAGCCTGCACTCTGGCAACCCCGAAGTCACCAACCTTAACAACCTATACAGGAGAGAGATGGATCTAGAAATCAATGAGAATACAccggcaaaaaaaaaaagaaacaaaacctTTGAATAGAAAAGGATCGTTGTCTTAAAGCTGGCATTTAGCATTTGGATAATTTAAGGAACACAcattgttttatttccttaaaatgaagaaatgaatggTATAGATATTATCAAGAATATTACGGCAGTATGGTAGTTTGTGGAGCGCACTGTTTGCACCTTTTGTAACTATAAAGTAATTTGAGTTATCTATTGATCAAGCTCACACTCTTTTAATAGTACCCATTGAACATGTAATAGGATTATAGTAGTAAGTATACTGCATCTGACTTGGCATTTCGATCTCGTTTGCTTATTCTTTATTCTTACGAATTCAGTTTTGTATTCTATTAACAACTCCTCTTCTTTACCTTGGACTAAATTTCTTTGATAAGGATCTTCATCAGTAAGGCATTTGAGGATATGCAAGCTCTAGAAGTACCTATGCACTTCAAAAACTTGATGTAACTATCATAAGATAGCATTTTCCATGTCTCATTCAATACTCTTGGATAGCCTAGTTATACAAGAAAGTTATTCCGCATATTCTCTACTGCTAGTGAAATTCTAACCTTGATAAGCCCGGGATCTTTCCTTTTTCAAAAGCTTCAAACAATGGGATATAGTAATCTGAATACTACACTTAGTAAGTGATGACATGATATCCCGAATTTCAAACAGTAGACACAGTAAGACTACATGACCAGCTTTCTGACATAGTATAGAAACATCTCTGACTTACTCCATGTTCATCCATTAGAAGATTGGCAGTCTTCAGATCCCGGTGAATTATCTTATTCTGGTGCAGATAATTCATTCCCTTAGAAACATCAGCCGCAGCCTTGAGGAGAGTAGGAAGCTTAAAGGCACCTTTTTGCTTGTGCAAAAAATTGTAAATACTTCCTCTGGACATGAACTCTGATCAAGAGTAATCAAAATGCAGCTTTCAATTGATATGATGGAGAAGGATAGATACCCATAGGTTCTAGAAGTAATTTGAGATAGAATGTAGTATCAGTAGCTAAAAGACATGGTTCAAAATTTTGGcaaattcaaaagaaatcaaCAGAGACCCAGCATTTCTCTGATACCAAATATCACAATACTTCAAGCTTAAAACTATACCAGTCACAATGCATAGGTTTGGAGATCGCGTGCATGCCCCTATAAATTGAACGACATTTTTGTGCCGAATTTTCCTACAACAGGAAATAACAGAAAATCAACAAGGAAATTAAAACTGAGACACTGGAAATTTAAATCCACAAGCAGAATTCCCATACATATTTTGGATTTATTATTATTTCTCAGGCCAAAGTGCAGTTTAATCATGTCCAGGACAAATTGACTGCCATATTTTTTTTGGATAAGATAAATTCCATTAATAGAGTACCAAGGAGGTACGACAAATTGACTGCCATGTGTAAGAAAAGATTGGCACGGTGACCTAATCTAGAAAGATGGTTCGTCAATTGCAAGAGAATCTTTTATTTTAACCAGACGATGTTCAGATGAGATCATGTTTCAGAAAATGATCAAGCTTTTGATAAGGTAAGGAAATTCTTTATAAGGGCAGAAGCTGATCGGGTTTCATGCTAACTTAATCCTTCACTATGTGTGTGACGTCTGTTACCATGAACAGCCAAATGCCAATTACAGAAAGAGTTATGAAATACTTATGGTGCATGTACAGAGATCACCAATTCAAGTACTAAAGTGAAAAAGTAACCCCCTAGATCCCAAATTGAATGTCCTGTTTAACTTTCTAGAGTCGCTTAGATCATTTTTTGAGATATACTATATTGAtgtattttttatgaaaatttcaaaagaaaaatctTATTTTCCAAGAACTACTCAGTCATCTTTCAATTCTACTTGGGGTATTGGTTATGCTGACACTTGATAAACTAAACAGGACATTTAATTCCGGACTAAGGAGTGAAAAATAGCACATTCTCTTCTGGTATAAAATAACTTTTTCTGTAGAGTAAGCCACTATCTCTAGAAGTGTTGAAACAATCTGGTCTTGATTAGTCTGTAACCTATGGACAGACTCCTCTTTCACATAAATGAACAGAAATGAGGTTGTAAATCCTAAAGAAACTGCTCATTCCAGAATGACCATGAACATATGACTGACACACCTCATAATGAAAACCTCTTGTGAGAACTCTTTTAACATATCCATATTCAACTGCTTTGGCTTCAGAACTTTTATAGCCACTTCCTGGCTACAATAGGTGCCTTTATACCTGAAAGAGACAGTATAAATTTTCTGAATTTTCTGATACACAAACTTAACTAGAAAGCAAGAAATAGATAATTGAATCATACAGAACTCCAAATGACCCAGATGCAACTCTGTTTTCAAACATCAACAAACGGGTATCAATTTCCCAGTCATCAGTTCCATCAGTAGGTATTTTCACACAGTTAGAAACTGATTCAGATACTGTTTGACCTTGCTCGTTCAAAGAAGCCACAGAATGTTGTGGTTGCTCCTGAAAAAACAAAACCCAGGTTTGCCACCACAGAACGTCCAATTATAAAACCCCAATCTATAAGTATCCAACTAAAGAGAAAACGTGCGGTGAAGAAAGTAATAGAGAACTCCGGTTGTGGACTCTAAGCAGGCATAATCTGGTGCAGacatgtaaaatgaccaaactAAGAACCTCCTTTATGCCCCTTTCTATTTTTTCAATTATTCAGACTACCAAAGAACTTCTACAACAGCCATACAGTAATTATCACCATTGTTGGCACACATGCCAAAATAAAGGACAATGTAGATCATGTAGTTCATTACCTTTACTTTTTTGATGAAATGGTAGTCATTCACCTTTTAATTATAGGAAATTGTTATGATGTCATAAACAAGAAAGGGTTGGAAGAAATCTCAAGAACACCACACAGAACACCGTCGATCGAATACTGTAAGCGTATCTAGACGCAGGCACCTAACATATTTTTGCATTTATAAAGATTTTATGTTTATTTCCTTTTATCATTTTCATACCCAAACCACATGCATACTGCACATATTACCTGCAGAAAATTCTATAGGCAACCCTAGATGGGCAATCAAAAGGTCAGGGGAACCTACCATAGTTAAAGTGcgtaaaaataatttttcttccTCAGATTCTCATTTCAAGTAAGTCCTTCCAGAAGTTTTGAAAAAGAAAGTTCCAGGAATGGTTGATTAGTGACTGGATAAGTGCTCATATTATCCTCCTTGCGGTTATAGGTTATTTTGTAGCCTTGTTTTAACACAAGTATCCTCCCAAGTACCAACCTATGATTTTGCCATGCATTGTTGCTCTATCATAGATGCAAGCTTTCAAGTAACAACTAAGCCAAGCCTTGCAAATTTTATCAAGGATTATATTTTCTTTTACAGAAGTGCATTCGAGATATATTATTTGGTACGATGTATAAGAAAAATAATCTCCATGTGACTAATAATCCTTCTATTTCCTCCTATTAAGAAATACATCACGCACAAGTTTCGTTGACAATAATTCTTCGCTCAACCCTGGAAACCGGGACTGGAAAActgaaattgatttaacaacagtTAGAAGCAAAGTAACTGTAGGATTACTCTACTGGAGATCACGCTATATCCTTATCAAAAGAAAATCACGCTATAACTTTGTCCTCAATCAAAGGCAACCTTCCTAAGCAAAGACTTTACTAAAGtaagaatgaaagaaagcagcACCAAAGCACAGGCAAAGACCTTATGTTCAAGACATACATTTCTTCTTTTCAACCTCCAATGGCTTCCGACAGCTTCTGATATCATGAATCAAATGGACAAAGATGAACTCTTCCCAGTGGACATACCAAATTCAAATTAATGCAATCATGAGCAGTCCATTCATGAGTACATAGATTTTGAATCCACTTGTTTCAGGATGAAGGTGGCTGAAATGAGAATGTtcagatggatgtgcgggcataccaAGTTCGATAGAATTAgaaatgaagttattcgggacaaggtgggcgtggcccctgtggaggacaagatgcgggaggcgagacttagatggttcgggcatgtgaagaggagaggcacagatgcaccggtgaggaggtgtgagaggttggccgtGGAGAGCCtaaggagaggtagaggtaggccgaatatgtattggggagaggtgatcaggcaagaTATAGTATTGCTCCagcttactgaggacatgaccatgGATTGTGTGGAGGTTGAGAATAATGGTAAAGGATTAGGATAGGTAGCCGAGCGTTGTCCATGTCTATAACAGTAGCTTTAGTACACGAGTTAGTGTTATTTGTGTATTTTCATATTCCTTGACTTCTGTGATTACTTGTTGTTGCTTTCATTTCGGTTTTCTGATTGCAGTACTTAGTTTTAGTTTGCATTTTTGCTTCGGTTTACTAATTGGTGTGCTTGTTGTTGCCCTTTCTTTTACCTTTCCTAAACCGAGGGTCTACCGAAGACAACCTCTCTGCCTTCTTGAAGGttgggataaggtctgcgtacacactaccctcccctgaccccatttgtgggattacactgggtttgttgttattTCAGGATTTCTCTAGAGGATGCACTGAATTTCTAAAAATAAGAAACAGCACGATACCAACACCTTGATATTGCTAAAGAAAAGGCATTCACATGAAACACATAATATAAAGAGTAGAATATTTCAAATGCCATTCATTCTCATTTCAAGTAACAAGAACATCTACCTTGCTCCTCATTATTCCCTTTTGCAGCTCACCCTTCAGCAACGCTGTTTCCTAGAATTTCACACTAAAGAAATAAGTAGGAAGTATATACTACCCACTAAAAAAGAAGGCAGAAACATGCTTTATAAAATTCGTTATTATAGGAAGAGAACAAGGACATAATATGCCCCCACATTTGAGAATATGTTGCATCTCAAAAACGAAGCCAACATCTTGTTGACTTGTGTGCTCAACAATTAAGTGAAACCATTTAAAGTGAAATTTATGagacaaaaatgagaaagataCAGCACAGTAACTCATGGAAAAGAATTGCAAACTAATCTTAACTAACAAAAAAATCAAACACTGAACCGACGGGCAACCAACAATCCAGGGGGCAATGGTCCAAATGTAAGTGTCCTTGTaggggaaaaaaggaaaaaattcaatCTCTTACTTACAGACTTGCAACCATATGACATTCTTTTCCAATATATTTCAGTGTGTAACAACAATTACGCCGGTCAAATAGGTATAACTAGAAGAATGAAACACAGACCTTTCAAAAGAATTGCTTCGCTATAGAAAGAAACGTTAACACTGTACCTGATATGGCCATCCATCAACCACAAAGACATCCAAGGAGAAACCATCAGCCGTGGAAAAAACGTGAGCTTCTTCAATGTTCAGACCGATCTCAGAAACTATACAAGTCAACTGACAAACCAGGATGAACATCAATTTTCAGAGGAAACAAGATGAGATCAAAACTAACATGCCAACATTCCCAAAAACTGAAAGATATCTGGAAGCTTCTGCAGATAAACCAATTATAACTCACAAGAAAATCACTTTAATGTGGACTAGTTAATCAATGAAATAACCATAAAAATGCCTGAGACAGATaaacaagtaaaataaaaaaGGATGTTGGTCCATATAAATCATCTCAATATTTTAATAGATATCCTTCGATTTTTGAAGGATTCCAGGCCTTGCACGCAACAGACATCTTACAGCAACCATTTAGGAAGGTTAAGAAGTTATCACAGCACCACTTGCATTCCTTCTGGGTTGAACATAGGTTTGTGGTAGTGCAAGGATTAAAGTACCGAAACCTTCTAGTTGGTGAGAAATGTTAATCCTGGTGCCTTAAGTTTAAAGATCAAATTTTTCTGCAAAGAGAATCCACTTTAGAGTACAGGCCCTCTGGAGTCTAATGCAGCTTCTTGAGGTTTTTGTTAGTTTTTATCTATTTTTGGTGTTTGATGCAGTTTTTGTTGTTCGATTTCTGACAGGACTTTCCTAGTACTTCTGGTTAAATCATTTTTTCATCCTTCCCATAAAATTTAACAGGCAAAGTTTGTTAATATTTGACAGAGATCAAAAGTGCTCACTTTTAGCAAACTTAGAGGACCGAAATCACTCAAGAGTATATTTAAGAGATAATTTTGAACCTAACCCAAACATAAGGGATGTCATTTTTACCACAAATTTTACCAGTATACGTATGTCAAGATTGTAATAACAAATTAAATTGTCTCAATATATGTGCAAACAGTAGATTTCTGAGAGGCCTAGCTCATTTTCAGAAAATTTTATGGTAATACCTACATAAAATATTCAAGGACAGTTGTATTGAAACTCCTTGCAGTTAGAATGTTTACACACAAGTACCATGTAAGGACCAAAGAAGATTTCCAAAAGGGAGAGCTACCTGAGCGAGCAACTTTGGCTTGTCAATTGTTGAAAAGGTAATCTCGTGCATGGGCCTACATAAATTCAATGGCACATAGAATACTGCTTGAATACAGTTAAAAAAGGAATCGTCATTAAGAAAATTTGTGAAAAGAATCCAAAGTATAAAAGAAGTGACCTTAATGGTTATCTTTCAAATGAAAATTTCACTTGCAATAGGATCAAGAGGCATGAAGATTGAGCAATTTACTTGCTTACCCACACATATATAGTCAAGTCATAAGTCTACCTGACATTGCTAACTCTAGAAGCCCCCCTTTCCTCTCCTCTCTCTTCAATAAGTGCAATGAAAGGTGGTTCTTTCTCACTACAATCCATATCTATCACTTAACAACACCACCAGAAATTTGTAATCGTGACCATCTACCATCCTCCTCAGCTTCTCCCCTCTCTATCTTTTCTCACATGATCATGACGATATAAGCAAAAATTTATCTCATCCTTCAACCACCATGTCCATCATCTATAATAGCTTCCAAACACCCCTACCACTACCATGCAATTATTCTTATGTTTAGTACTTACATTTGACACAAGTAAGTTTCACTTGTTCTGTAATGCAGAGCGGCAAAGTCAATCGGCTTGAAGTTATACTTTTAGGGATACATAGACTAGTAAAGAGCGCTATGCTGAGGGTAaacacttaggggtcgtttggtaaggtgtataagaataatgcagaatatggtgtattagtaatggttgcattagttatgctgacatatttcttatccattgtttggtttgatgtattaaagcattgcacaatttctTAAAGAATTGTctgtttacaaaaataccctcatAACTAGCCCAtcactttattttttttaaaaagaaacatatgttgaggaatgtttttatatgaacagggttttaataaaattatttgatttgtctacctatattgtagtAGAGAacttaatatttatttttaaaaaaatatgctAAGTGTTTATGTATTTACTAggtatataattttatttctcactttCTTGGATTATCTCTtacttgcattaatataatagcatattttaatcaagcaaattttgaaggacaattttgtctttaactaagctaatgcatgaaTTAAAACTCATTGCATTTTTAATACCATGGTTtcttatgcattagttatgcataggataataccaaataaggtgtacaactaatgcttgcataactaatgcataggttcaaaaaGTGTATCAAACAAGGTATTAtgaatacacaaagctaatgcatacATTATTTtgtctaatgcatcctaccaaacgaccccttaaagtAGAAAGAAGACTCCAGTATTTTGCATATACTTAGAGATCAAATAGATGCTGTTGTTATACATCAAACACAGATTCTTACTCACTCCCTTCCGGACCTATTACGTTAATATCTCAATACAATTTGACATGCAGGAGATCAAGTAATGGGTTGCTTGATAATAAGGGTTGAAATTTACATATTAGGGTTGTGATTCATTtaatttttaaatgattttaagtATTCAGCTAGCCTGAACGTCATGCCCAGTCTTCCTTTCTAAAATAGGTAAAAACCTGAGAAGTCAAGCTTAAGCTCAAATATCACAAGATTTTGGCTTTGCTCATCTTCGTGGACTAAGACAAATTGAGTTAACCAGAAGGGCTGCACTTCTTGTAGTTTGAAAAGGAAATGGAACATCCATAAGGGTTCCCCAGGGAACACTAATTCTATATTCAATCAACAATCATCCTAAAATACAATCAATAGCAACAATCATTGAATTTATTCATCCAAAATTTACCCAATTGCTTGACAATTCATTAGATATTTTCGTCCAAATATGATTGCATGAGATGTATAACTTTATTTATTTCCGATTTTGTTGttcttcaaaaaaaattatttgataaaTATTCTTCATAAAAGATCTGTAACTTCTAGAAAATAAATACTCCTACTCTTTTGTTTAAGGTTTCTTAAAACAAACTTATCATATAATCCAAAAGTAGCATACTCATAGGCCATGCATTTTGTGTGAAAGCGCAAAGAACGTTTTCATTCCTCTTCCGGAAAGGGCTAACCGTGCATATATGTGAGATATTGACAGTCACGAAAGCATGTGAGAAATAAAACAGCAAACTAGAAATTATGACGAACCCACAAGAATATAAAAGGTTAAGAAGCCAAACTAGCATCACAAGTCGTACGGTATAACGACTCAAATGTTAAGGAAAACTTTACCTGGTTGTCCGTGAAGTTGGGTTGACATCATTTTCTCCATCATTTACATGAGCATTATTATCATGATTTTCGAAGGCCTGTAGACTTGGTGATGAACCAAATGTTGGAGGAGGATGGATGCTGGAAGGTGGATGTAGGGAGGAAAAAAGATGGCAGACAAATCAATTGAAAACTCAAGGATGGAAGGACAGAAAAATCACAAGCCTGAAACTAATATAAAAGATCAATACAAAGAAAAACGACCTTAATGCTTAACTAAAGTATACCTTGCGCATTCGTCTTTAACTGTAGAATCTACATCAACAGAGTTGATTGAGATTCCATTGTACGTAGGATGCACCTGTATTATGAGACTTAAGGTGAGATTTTGCATATGATAACAATCTGCCAATTAATACTCAACTTAGACTAGGCATCTCATCCTAACCAGGCAATTATGCTTGTGATTAGAGTCTGCTAGGGATATTTGTTTGATCAATCCCTTCTTTTTTTCCCTGCCTCTACTGGAGGATAACATGTCCAGAGATCATTCCTTTATGTCATCTCCGGTATCGTAGATCAATCATAGATCTGGGGAGACGTGCCCTTCCCAACCTTTGGGGCAGTACGCCTAGTCGAGGAGTCTTATTGTAATTTGTTGCACACTCTTTAGTTAAGAGCTAGTGAACACAATGCCTTTTGCTTATTCTCTAGCCTATTGTTCTTATGCTACATAGAGCCCCTTCCCATTGGAAGCCTAAAAACCACAGAGTCAACTCCTTGGGCATTAAGAATGCCTCTTAGAACCATATAAGACACTCCACAAGAGGGGGACCAAACACCACTGTCATAATTACAAGAAAAAGgagggaaaaaagaagaaaagagtctCCCCACAAGAGCTGTAATTTTACTTTTCAGATAACAGGGTATATTGATAAATTAACTCAATGAACACCATTGCATTGACTATCTTAACCACATCAGCCTATTGAAACTTAGGACCACCAAAGAAAATCTCACTTGACCTTTAAGAAAGTAGTCCAACGGAAGTCCTTAACAAATCATAATGTTTCAACTTAATTTTTACAGACTTTTACACCACAAGAAAGATACCACTGTACCTTCTTGGTTGGAATTTTCAAAAGTTGGGACTTTGTGTTTGTATtctattgttactttaaatacaatggaAATAGTTATTATTACTTAAAATTTATAAACTTGTACCGTTAAATCCATGGTTATGTAACAACGAAAAAACTCTTTTACATAACTACCAATTTGATGTGCTGAGGTTGttatcttatttttcttttttatttttctcttattgTTTTTTGGTTAAACCATCAAATATCTGTAGCCCACTGGTCTCATTTAATATTCACGCTGGCTAGGCTCACTACAGGGATAAAGCGCTCCCTACCAAGAAGTTATCCCTTCTTAGGGCTCGAACCCGAGACCTTTAGTTAGGATGGAGGCATCCCAACCATCCCCACGCCTCTTAGTGGTGGTGCTACTATTATTTAATAATCACATTTTACCTTTtccctatttttcttttctcacaCCACCCATTAACCTTTTTTTTGTCTTCATCATGTTTTAAGACCCTCATCTTCATAAGTACTCCTCCTCTGCACTATAAATGTCATTCTTGCCATTTTCTTGTTATCTTGTTATCTTTTTtgagaaggggagccttggcataactggtaaagttgctgccaagTGACCGGGAGGTCACGAAttcgagccgtggaaatagcctcttgcagaaatgcagggtaaggttgaGTACGATTAGTGTCAAAGGCGAAATGCCCCAAAAAGCGCTCTAGGTCCATTGGGGCGTTAAGCGCAAAGGGCAATTTAAGTGTGGGCTTTAGTTATAAAAGGCGCAatgcaagaaaaaataaaaatatatatgtatttcAAGCGAAATGTAACAAACTCATTCATATTGTTTTCATTAACAACTAATACACTTATTTGCCGATTATATTTGTAGTCTAGTATTGCCCCTTTTAAGATAGAACGCACGGGCAATAAGGGGCACGTCTTGGTGCCTTGCCTACACCGAAGCGCGGCTTAAGTGAGGTGAAGCGCCCTCCCTGAGTTTTTCTgagcttcagggcttaagcgcaCCTTAAATGAGTCTTTGAAAACACTGTgtacgatagacccttgtggtcccccctcgcatagcgggagcttagtgcactgggCTGCCCTTTGTTATCTTTTTTGAATCATGTGTCGTAATTTATGGGGATAAGTTGCACAAATTTTGCTAACATCTCATGCACCAAATAACATAAGGAAAAAGATAATACAGGAAAGTATACCTGCACAAGGCGAACATCAAAAGCAGGTCTATTCGCAGGATCCTCCGCTAGTTGCAGTAATCTCTTATGCGTGAGCACATCTTCTGCTCTTTCCACATTCACATCCGATGCATATCTGCATGCAACCATATTCATCCCCATACACCACTACAAGTAGACAATCTCATTTGATCACAAAAACTAGTATATTTTTAGACGAAACATAATTCGCTGATTCCCAAATCAACC contains:
- the LOC104247750 gene encoding serine/threonine-protein kinase STY17-like isoform X1, which gives rise to MAMDDNESCGSRAMEPSSPKQSRLQRQKLQAFNEVLTRLQDLNLDEVNLPGFEDQLWLHFNRLPARYASDVNVERAEDVLTHKRLLQLAEDPANRPAFDVRLVQVHPTYNGISINSVDVDSTVKDECASIHPPPTFGSSPSLQAFENHDNNAHVNDGENDVNPTSRTTRPMHEITFSTIDKPKLLAQLTCIVSEIGLNIEEAHVFSTADGFSLDVFVVDGWPYQETALLKGELQKGIMRSKEQPQHSVASLNEQGQTVSESVSNCVKIPTDGTDDWEIDTRLLMFENRVASGSFGVLYKGTYCSQEVAIKVLKPKQLNMDMLKEFSQEVFIMRKIRHKNVVQFIGACTRSPNLCIVTEFMSRGSIYNFLHKQKGAFKLPTLLKAAADVSKGMNYLHQNKIIHRDLKTANLLMDEHGVVKVGDFGVARVQAQTGVMTAETGTYRWMAPEVIEHRPYDHKADVFSFGIVLWELLTGEIPYACLTPLQAAIGVVQQGLRPAIPEHAHPKLVELLQKCWQQDPTQRPDFSEILDILQHLTKEVGDDGEDKHKDKSIGVF
- the LOC104247750 gene encoding serine/threonine-protein kinase STY17-like isoform X2, with amino-acid sequence MGMNMVACRYASDVNVERAEDVLTHKRLLQLAEDPANRPAFDVRLVQVHPTYNGISINSVDVDSTVKDECASIHPPPTFGSSPSLQAFENHDNNAHVNDGENDVNPTSRTTRPMHEITFSTIDKPKLLAQLTCIVSEIGLNIEEAHVFSTADGFSLDVFVVDGWPYQETALLKGELQKGIMRSKEQPQHSVASLNEQGQTVSESVSNCVKIPTDGTDDWEIDTRLLMFENRVASGSFGVLYKGTYCSQEVAIKVLKPKQLNMDMLKEFSQEVFIMRKIRHKNVVQFIGACTRSPNLCIVTEFMSRGSIYNFLHKQKGAFKLPTLLKAAADVSKGMNYLHQNKIIHRDLKTANLLMDEHGVVKVGDFGVARVQAQTGVMTAETGTYRWMAPEVIEHRPYDHKADVFSFGIVLWELLTGEIPYACLTPLQAAIGVVQQGLRPAIPEHAHPKLVELLQKCWQQDPTQRPDFSEILDILQHLTKEVGDDGEDKHKDKSIGVF